Proteins found in one Brachypodium distachyon strain Bd21 chromosome 5, Brachypodium_distachyon_v3.0, whole genome shotgun sequence genomic segment:
- the LOC100840998 gene encoding uncharacterized protein LOC100840998 isoform X1 codes for MASCDDDFGLLGDDAHPAPQPSAQPPPPQQAQTFCFVDAPATGSGSGPFVPAQEEGNHSSERGKASHHSKRRRERAEEFSDGGEYCSYISSSAGGRKGRGGGGGGSSDYRKDREEWTDGAISSLLDAYTERFEQLNRGNLRGRDWEDVAAAVTDGQGKGGAGKSVEQCKNKIDNLKKRYKVECTRNGGAGAASVSHWPWYRQMEQIIGNSSSPGTSKPLAPTNDEKPRQLLQNANKRYPSSGTGPPTMVPCSRLTPLSNPKWKRVLLKIGGTALAGEAPHNVDPKVIMLIAREVQVACRHGVEVAIVMGARNIFCGDNWVAATGTDRASTHPVGMMAAVMNAVLLQASLEKIGVETRVQTALMMQEVAEPYIRRRAMRHLQKGRVVIFGGIGACIGNPLFTTDTAAALRASEINADVVLKGIAGDDEYGCPPRSNSNALFEHISFRELAARGTSSMDMTAITCCEENNIPVVIFNMLEPGNISRAICGDQVGTLVDQSGRIT; via the exons ATGGCCTCCTGCGACGACGACTTCGGCCTCCTCGGTGACGACGCCCACCCCGCTCCCCAGCCTTCCGCCCagccgcccccgccgcagcAGGCCCAGACCTTCTGCTTCGTCGACGCCCCGGCCacgggctccggctccggccccTTCGTGCCGGCCCAGGAGGAGGGCAACCACAGCTCCGAGCGCGGGAAGGCGTCGCACCACTCCAAGAGGCGGAGGGAGCGCGCGGAGGAGTTCAGCGATGGGGGCGAGTACTGTTCCTacatcagcagcagcgccgGGGGGAGGAagggccgtggcggcggcggcggcggttcctCCGACTACCGGAAGGACCGGGAGGAGTGGACGGACGGCGCCATCAGCAGCCTCCTCGACGCATACACGGAGCGGTTCGAGCAGCTCAACCGCGGGAACCTGCGGGGGCGGGATTGGGAGGACGTCGCCGCTGCCGTGACCGACGGGCAGGGCAAAGGCGGCGCTGGCAAGAGCGTTGAGCAGTGTAAGAATAAGATCGACAACCTCAAGAAGCGCTACAAAGTAGAGTGCACACgcaacggcggcgccggtgccgcctcTGTCAGCCACTGGCCCTGGTACAGGCAGATGGAGCAAATCATCGGCAACTCCTCGTCGCCCGGCACCTCCAAGCCACTGGCGCCCACCAACGACGAGAAGCCGCGGCAACTGCTGCAGAACGCCAACAAAAG GTACCCTTCTTCCGGTACTGGCCCTCCTACCATGGTTCCCTGTTCCAGATTGACCCCTCTCTCAAATCCGAAATGGAAGAGGGTGCTCCTAAAGATTGGGGGCACTGCATTGGCTGGAGAAGCTCCTCACAATGTTGACCCAAAG GTAATCATGCTGATTGCCAGAGAAGTTCAAGTGGCGTGCCGCCATGGTGTTGAG GTGGCTATTGTCATGGGAGCTCGGAATATATTCTGTGGCGACAATTGGGTTGCTGCCACAGGCACTGATAGAGCTTCCACACACCCTGTTGG AATGATGGCAGCAGTGATGAATGCAGTATTGCTTCAAGCATCACTAGAAAAAATAGGTGTGGAGACACGAGTCCAGACTGCACTGATGATGCAAGAGGTAGCAGAACCATACATAAGAAGGCGAGCCATGCGCCATCTTCAAAAAGGAAGGGTAGTTATCTTTGGTGGAATTGGTGCTTGCATAGGAAATCCACTTTTCACAACAGATACCGCTGCTGCACTGAGAGCTTCTGAAA TCAATGCAGATGTTGTCCTGAAAGGTATTGCTGGAGATGATGAATATGGTTGTCCTCCTAGAAGCAACAGTAATGCACTATTTGAGCACATCTCATTTAGGGAGTTAGCGGCAAGAGGAACAAGCAGCATGGATATGACAGCAATTACATGTTGTGAGGAGAACAATATTCCTG TTGTCATCTTTAACATGTTAGAGCCTGGTAACATCTCAAGAGCGATTTGTGGAGATCAAGTAGGTACTTTAGTTGACCAATCAGGAAGGATTACTTAA
- the LOC100840998 gene encoding uncharacterized protein LOC100840998 isoform X2, translating into MASCDDDFGLLGDDAHPAPQPSAQPPPPQQAQTFCFVDAPATGSGSGPFVPAQEEGNHSSERGKASHHSKRRRERAEEFSDGGEYCSYISSSAGGRKGRGGGGGGSSDYRKDREEWTDGAISSLLDAYTERFEQLNRGNLRGRDWEDVAAAVTDGQGKGGAGKSVEQCKNKIDNLKKRYKVECTRNGGAGAASVSHWPWYRQMEQIIGNSSSPGTSKPLAPTNDEKPRQLLQNANKRLTPLSNPKWKRVLLKIGGTALAGEAPHNVDPKVIMLIAREVQVACRHGVEVAIVMGARNIFCGDNWVAATGTDRASTHPVGMMAAVMNAVLLQASLEKIGVETRVQTALMMQEVAEPYIRRRAMRHLQKGRVVIFGGIGACIGNPLFTTDTAAALRASEINADVVLKGIAGDDEYGCPPRSNSNALFEHISFRELAARGTSSMDMTAITCCEENNIPVVIFNMLEPGNISRAICGDQVGTLVDQSGRIT; encoded by the exons ATGGCCTCCTGCGACGACGACTTCGGCCTCCTCGGTGACGACGCCCACCCCGCTCCCCAGCCTTCCGCCCagccgcccccgccgcagcAGGCCCAGACCTTCTGCTTCGTCGACGCCCCGGCCacgggctccggctccggccccTTCGTGCCGGCCCAGGAGGAGGGCAACCACAGCTCCGAGCGCGGGAAGGCGTCGCACCACTCCAAGAGGCGGAGGGAGCGCGCGGAGGAGTTCAGCGATGGGGGCGAGTACTGTTCCTacatcagcagcagcgccgGGGGGAGGAagggccgtggcggcggcggcggcggttcctCCGACTACCGGAAGGACCGGGAGGAGTGGACGGACGGCGCCATCAGCAGCCTCCTCGACGCATACACGGAGCGGTTCGAGCAGCTCAACCGCGGGAACCTGCGGGGGCGGGATTGGGAGGACGTCGCCGCTGCCGTGACCGACGGGCAGGGCAAAGGCGGCGCTGGCAAGAGCGTTGAGCAGTGTAAGAATAAGATCGACAACCTCAAGAAGCGCTACAAAGTAGAGTGCACACgcaacggcggcgccggtgccgcctcTGTCAGCCACTGGCCCTGGTACAGGCAGATGGAGCAAATCATCGGCAACTCCTCGTCGCCCGGCACCTCCAAGCCACTGGCGCCCACCAACGACGAGAAGCCGCGGCAACTGCTGCAGAACGCCAACAAAAG ATTGACCCCTCTCTCAAATCCGAAATGGAAGAGGGTGCTCCTAAAGATTGGGGGCACTGCATTGGCTGGAGAAGCTCCTCACAATGTTGACCCAAAG GTAATCATGCTGATTGCCAGAGAAGTTCAAGTGGCGTGCCGCCATGGTGTTGAG GTGGCTATTGTCATGGGAGCTCGGAATATATTCTGTGGCGACAATTGGGTTGCTGCCACAGGCACTGATAGAGCTTCCACACACCCTGTTGG AATGATGGCAGCAGTGATGAATGCAGTATTGCTTCAAGCATCACTAGAAAAAATAGGTGTGGAGACACGAGTCCAGACTGCACTGATGATGCAAGAGGTAGCAGAACCATACATAAGAAGGCGAGCCATGCGCCATCTTCAAAAAGGAAGGGTAGTTATCTTTGGTGGAATTGGTGCTTGCATAGGAAATCCACTTTTCACAACAGATACCGCTGCTGCACTGAGAGCTTCTGAAA TCAATGCAGATGTTGTCCTGAAAGGTATTGCTGGAGATGATGAATATGGTTGTCCTCCTAGAAGCAACAGTAATGCACTATTTGAGCACATCTCATTTAGGGAGTTAGCGGCAAGAGGAACAAGCAGCATGGATATGACAGCAATTACATGTTGTGAGGAGAACAATATTCCTG TTGTCATCTTTAACATGTTAGAGCCTGGTAACATCTCAAGAGCGATTTGTGGAGATCAAGTAGGTACTTTAGTTGACCAATCAGGAAGGATTACTTAA